Genomic segment of Populus trichocarpa isolate Nisqually-1 chromosome 12, P.trichocarpa_v4.1, whole genome shotgun sequence:
TAAACCtgatagaaaaattatgtttaattatattaaaagtgtGTTCTTGAACTTAATTGTGATGAGTTAAATTGATAtatgagaaagaaaagtgaaaagcaaCCTAGGATGACCATAATGTCCATTTTATCCAGAACAAACAAATGGAGGAATTATGGtgttaatgaaatattttatgatatgtATGAATGATATtggtttcaaagaaaaaaaaatcaagacgaaagaacttgatttttaaTCAATACCTTTATTTGTTAGGAAAGGTGAATATGTTGTGTAAAGTTGAATCGAGAGCTTGAAAACAATAGAATTTATAGTTGATTTCTTCAAGAAAGTTGTAGATATGAATGTTAGCTTTCAAATAGACCTAGGCTTGTTTAATTTGGAATTATATAACTCCATACATAAGATAAAAACTAAGTAAAAGTCTAAACAAACATAACTCTAGATAGATTTTGAATGCTATTGTGATTGGTGATTTTAAACTTTAATATGATGGCATTTGGTTTctttacaaaaattatatatatggatgttaactttcaaatgaaattgatcttaattaatttggagctatataactccatatataaaGGTTCAAATCGATATAATACTGgacaaattttttatattactgtAATGGGTGATTTTAGGTATGTAAATGGAAAAACTGGGTGTTCCTTTCATCATGAAAGTTATAactctatgtcttagctttccatagaGACAAATCATGCCTAAAACTAAGTTTTAAAactttagttatgattaaaacaCTAGATAATATTCTAGGTTGGTTAGGCTGAATCTACTAGAATTAGACTATTCTAATCTTTTCTTGGAATTGCTGTTGAGAGAGGGTTTTAACAtctgaatttataaaaataaatataaacatgaaaatttataaggatataatattttaaggatttttcttACTATTAACTTGAAAGTAATAGTTAAACGAGAATTGAAATGAAGTTGTGATATCGGTTGTATTATTGATGATAATTGAATTCCTGATGGTACAAGGGAGGTCATGGAGACTGAATGGCAACAAAAAGGAACAACACGTACACAAACTTCAAGTAAATGCCATACGCCTTTTCCTACTTAGAGAATTTCTTAAGCattataaactataaaattctATAAATGTGTTTCATTTATATAATGTTAATACCAAGAAATGGTTGATTTTAGTAGTTGCCCTGAGTAAAGCTAGTGGTGTCGGTGCAACTAACTTACCTGGTTATTGATGGTTCATTTAAGGGTGAAACCCGATAGTTGATACATGGAAATGAAATTGTGcatttatgtataaaatgtaGATTTTGATCAATAAAGTGAATTGGTTATGTATGTAACTAATAAGTATTTGTTGAAATGTATATGTCATAGAAAGATTAATTTGACTAGTTGCCTTGAGAGGAGCTAGTGGCATCAGTGTCACTAATGATAAAGGGTGAAACCCGATAGTTGATACATGGAAATGAAATTGTGcatttatgtataaaatgtaGATTTTGATCAACAAAGTGAATTTGTTATAAATGTAACTAATGAGTATTTGTTGAAATGTATATGTCATGGAAAGATTAATATGACTAGTTGCCCTGAGAGGAGCTAGTGGCATTAGTGTCACTAATGATAAATGGTGTAGCAGCTCGTGGACAACCAAACTCAAAAGTTCGTGATAAGTtagatttcaacaatttttttctttaattattataaatttgatgacatttttttagaaaacatataACACCCTGTTGTAGGAGAGATATAAGGACAATCCTTCGACCTATTCAAAactcgatccagatttgtgctTGAAGGGTAGATCGTCTAGTGGACCTGATAAAAATCTGGTTTATGGTATCTCTAACACTACAACTGAGGATAAACAGACAAGCCATATTATATTGATTGTTGGTTCCTTGCAATCAGGTTTGAGCTAGTAATCTTTGGTCGCCCAAGTAATTATACGAGAACAAGTTGAAGCTTAGATGACCTAGTTTAGTGTTGAGACGACCCAACTTAAATTCGAGATGGTCAATTTGAGggataaagttaattttcttgagCAGTTGTTTTCGATCCTTATTGGTTCATGTGGTCTACCTTATCGCCCTCCTGGTTTGGACAAAGATTCATCttcgcctcctcctcctccttccccACCTGTTGTCTACTAGATAAAttgtattcaataatatttttaaaattaataataaaattttggttttttattttagttgtattattttttaatttttccttgttttgtttattttattttatttttaaaacaacattaaataCAATAATGATAGAATTACTGACGGACTTTGAATCATATATGGAATGACCAATATAATAAGCCCCTCGAAAAGTACCaaagagttttaaaaaaaatacaggacTTTGCCACTCACATTTATAGATGAAATTACCAACAAACTAAGTCCCTTAGAAAATTCtagaaagtttgaaaaaaattatagtactTGCCACTATTAGATGTGAATCTCCGGTGGTTTAATTCTGTCAATAATATGCATATGATCATCGATAAAATTACCAACAATTTATTATGCCATAATAACCAATGAAATCACTAGTAGAATGgatgtcaaatattttttttattcggagTTGTTTTTTATCTGTAAATTTATTAGTgattatattattgaaaaaatcacttataatatataaattactaacaatatattttctaacaatATTTTACCTTATGTGATTCTATCggtatatatttttccaaaagaATGGTGTTCAAAgagcaacaaaatattttgcCAGTGTTATACAATACTCtgttcctcttcttcttcttgaaaaTTTTTGCTGTAAAAGGTTAAGATGTCGTTCCCCATCTTTCCTCCATTAATTCACTTCTTTTTCAAACAAACGGCTAGTAATAGTGAATTATGATGTACAGACTACAGATATTTATTAGATCTATTAGAATTAGAATCAGATAGCATTTAAACTTGATGCAATGATGtccttaaatttatataataaaggTAATTGTTTGGAAAATACTATTATGATATGATATTTCAATTTTGTAGTAGTGATTTCAGCACTAAAGCTCGGAATATggtatttattgaaaaaacaaataaaataaaggaaaccTGGAAACTTCAAAACTGAAGGCCTTAAGTTCGGATTATGCTATCATGAATCATGATTTTAAGGGTGATAGTTTGAAGATGGAGACCATGGCCACCTCTGCCTTTAATTTTCGATGGCCTTGAACAAGTTCACTGAGGCCATAGCCAACTTTCGTGGTAATGTGGAAGCTTTTGACCTCTAACAAATCTGTTCTCTCGCAGCCCTGTCGTCTCCAAGATGACCACATGCAtgagaggggaaaaaagaatttttttctgtaaattttaatgattttaaaatttataatacttaaattaataatttttaaaaattaaattaaaaaactgattaattaAGTTACATCCATTAGGATTCCACAAGAAACAACTTTACTCGGGTAAGAGGTGACATAAAAAATTGCCATAAAATCAAACTCTCTTCTTCTCCCTAGCCACTCTTGCCACGCTTAATTTGACCAGCCAATATCGATACCAAATCCCATGATAGAATCAGGGGAAACTACAACGAATTTGTGCCGTCTAGGTAAACCAAAGATTCTGGTCTTCCCCACTCTTGGCTTGATTCGGTTCTCACCAACCCGCCCTTACTTTAGACTCCCACTAAGAATCCAATATGCGTGCTACTTGACAAAGGGAGTGGATACGTGAATCACAACAAGAATAAAGCTGGGTTTGCCCTATCAGACGGTTCGAAGGCTGAAACTGATGATGATCTACTCTTGCTCTAGAAAAATTAAGcctattgtttattttcttaagttaGTGAAGACAAGCGCATCAAACAAATTTTTGGTGGAAAGCAAATTAAGCTCTACCAGAAATGTCGTCACTCCTAACCTACCCTTGCATCCAGCATCATAAGAATCTGTCCTTATATCGAATTATTGaagttgatatatataatataataaagttttaataattcAGAGAATCATCATGGCATATGTAAACTTTCCACTATAAACAGCGGGGGTGCATGGATGTTTGTGTAACTCGTTAGCTATAAATTGTACTCTGATTCATAGATTTGTTTTCTCAGTAGCTTCTGATATAGGTAGCAATGGAGGGTGGGCACAAAAATTCTGGTATTTTGCTGGTATCACTGGTTATAATCGCCGGGGCATTACCATTTTGTTCTTCGCAAGCAACCAGAAGGTTTCAGTTTAATGTAAGCTAGCCATGGATGGACATATCTAAGTGGACTTTCAAACCCATATGTACAGACTTATTGGAACATAGGAATCATTCAATTTCGTGTACGTTTTCAGGTTGAGTGGAAGAAGGTAACTCGTCTATGCACTACCAAGCAACTTCTAACGGTGAATGGGCAGTATCCAGGCCCAACCATAGCTGTTCACGAGGGTGATCGCGTTGAGATTAAAGTCAAAAATCGTATTGCTCATAATACCACTCTTCATTGGTGAGTTTACATTCTTGTGTTTGACGCTTACGAGCAAAAATAGAAACTATGAAGCATGTAGTTCTTGAAATGTAACAGGCATGGACTGAGGCAGCTAAGAACAGGATGGGCTGATGGACCAGCTTACATTACCCAATGCCCCATAAGAGGAGGCCAGTCTTACACATACAAGTTCACTGTTATTAAACAAAGAGGCACATTGCTATGGCATGCTCATTATGCTTGGCAAAGAGCATCTGTCTATGGTGCTTTAATAATCTATCCTCGCATGCCGTATCCATTCTCAGCTCAGATTCAAGCTGAAATCCCTATCATTCTGGGTAATAATTAAATGTTCATTATCTTCCATAGACAAgtgatcaaatatatttttattgattcttgacaTGCTTTACGTGTAACAAAATGCAGGTGAATGGTGGAATGGGGATCccgatgaagttgaaaaaataatgatgttgaCAGGAGCAGGGCCAGATAGTTCCAACGCTTACACCATAAATGGAATGCCAGGACCTCTCTATCCTTGCTCTAACAGAGGTAATTGTAACTTTACTGTCTCTCTGTAATGGAAAGTGACGATGATCTGAAatggttttgtaattttattccGTAGATACTTTTATCCAGACGGTGGAGTATGGCAGGACCTACATGCTTAGGATCATCAATGCAGCTCTAGCTAATGAGCTTTTTTTTGCAATAGCGAAACACAAATTGACAGTTGTGGAGGTTGATGCAGTCTACACTAAGCCCTTCACAACCACATCCATTATGATTGCTCCTGGACAAACCACAACTGTTTTAATGACAGCAAACCAAGTTCCAGACTCCACGGGCATGTTTGCGATGGCAGCAAGGCCTTATCTTACTTCTGTTTTCCCCTCCAACAACTCCACCACAATTAGTTTCTTGAGGTACAAAAATGCGAGGAACCGGAGAGGAAAACCTCCTTCTAATCTGAGTAGCCTTAAACTTTACAACCTTCCAGCAATGGAAGACACTGCATTTGCTACAAAATTTTCGGGCAACATTAAAAGCCTTGCATCTCCTAAGTACCCATGTGATGTGCCTAAAACAATTGACAAGCGAGTGATAACAACTATAAGCCTAAACCTTCAAGACTGTCCTGCAAAAAAAACCTGCCTAGGTTTCAGGGGCAAGAAATTCTTTGCTTCAATGAACAACCAATCCTTTGTTCGCCCTTCCATCTCAATATTAGAAAGCTATTACAAGAACCTAACCACCACTAGTTTCTCCTCTGATTTCCCAGAAAAACCACCAAATGCTTTCGATTATACTGGAGGAGATCCACTGTCTCAAAACATGAACACAGAATTTGGCACAAAACTTATAGTAGTGCCCTATGGTACAAACTTAGAGATTGTGCTGCAAGACACGAGTTTTCTTAATTTGGAGAACCATCCAATTCATGTCCATGGTCACAACTTCTTCATTGTTGGGAGTGGATTTGGAAACTTCAACAAAGCCAAGGATCCGAAGAGATACAATCTTGTTGATCCTCCAGAGAGGAATACAGTGGCAGTTCCAAGTGGGGGATGGGCTGCTATTAGGATCAAGGCAGATAATCCAGGAGTTTGGTTCATACATTGTCACCTAGAGCAACATACTTCGTGGGGTCTTGCCGCTGGCTTTATTGTCCAAAATGGTCAGGAACCATCTCAAAGGTTGCTTCCGCCCCCTCAAGATCTTCCCTCCTGCTAACTAATCATCTTCTTTAGACACCAGTCAACGCCTTGCTGCATTTAAGAATCTtccctcaatttgttttttttttttttttaattttctttccatgGATGCACAAATAGCTACATGGTTTGGTTTGCAAGTAGTGATGTTTTATAATAGGAAAGTGGAGAAGTATAGTGTAGTTTTGTGTACTGATATTTGGCAGTACTTTGGTGCAAATTTGTAGTTTTCGGGCGAGACAAAGTAATGCTTGGGATTATTtggcaagatttttttttcttttatttacccTATTTGTTTAAGAATGTATGTTCTCCTTTCAGgggaaaaaactatatatatagaacatcaataaaaagacaataaaattaactaacatATGTCTTGTTATGCAGCGACCAAATATTGCCTGCATTGAGGTTGCATTTAGCATTGTGGCAAGCATCACATTTAGGTTTTACTAGGTTTGTGTGCCCGTGCTGTGTTGAGGGCTTGAAgccttgaacattttttttataggtttaaaaaatatttctgagGAATGCAAGTGTGTTTtaagaagtaaaaaagaaaacatggtGATTCGGTGCATAGaccaaaatgaataaaaaaattagtataatttaattaggtgataaaaaaacagattatgaTAGTAAATTGgctaatttaaacaaaaaaaaaataaggaaacctgtaaaaaaaattgggtaCCAAAATGAAAACAGCAATGAAGCTaatatttcaactaattaaatgaaaaaaaatgaaaaaaaaaaaaaagatactgaCATGAGCCAACCTAAATAAGTATGTCAAATATATAAGTCATGTCCTAAGACTAGGATAAGCCcacacaaagaaaacaaaaaaagtcaaaGTTTAAATTCAAcgtagaatgatgaaattaaaaaaaatcaattaaaaaaaccaaaaacacaacCAGCAAATTGAGCAAGCCAGCCAAACTCTGTAACCCAAATCATGCGAATGAGATAATATAATAGAaggcaaacaaaaaatattaagaagttCAATTCTAAAACAactcaattctaaaaaataaaatataaaaaatattcaattaaaataatcctaaaaaaactcaaactaacacaagttaacccgtca
This window contains:
- the LOC7493499 gene encoding laccase-1, translated to MEGGHKNSGILLVSLVIIAGALPFCSSQATRRFQFNVEWKKVTRLCTTKQLLTVNGQYPGPTIAVHEGDRVEIKVKNRIAHNTTLHWHGLRQLRTGWADGPAYITQCPIRGGQSYTYKFTVIKQRGTLLWHAHYAWQRASVYGALIIYPRMPYPFSAQIQAEIPIILGEWWNGDPDEVEKIMMLTGAGPDSSNAYTINGMPGPLYPCSNRDTFIQTVEYGRTYMLRIINAALANELFFAIAKHKLTVVEVDAVYTKPFTTTSIMIAPGQTTTVLMTANQVPDSTGMFAMAARPYLTSVFPSNNSTTISFLRYKNARNRRGKPPSNLSSLKLYNLPAMEDTAFATKFSGNIKSLASPKYPCDVPKTIDKRVITTISLNLQDCPAKKTCLGFRGKKFFASMNNQSFVRPSISILESYYKNLTTTSFSSDFPEKPPNAFDYTGGDPLSQNMNTEFGTKLIVVPYGTNLEIVLQDTSFLNLENHPIHVHGHNFFIVGSGFGNFNKAKDPKRYNLVDPPERNTVAVPSGGWAAIRIKADNPGVWFIHCHLEQHTSWGLAAGFIVQNGQEPSQRLLPPPQDLPSC